CAAATTAGCACAATGCAAAAATACAAGTTGACAAACTGCGCTGCAGTGCATAAAAACAACCCAACACACCGCAATAAATTACAACATACAGTACGTCAAAGCAACAAATCCAGACAGCAACACATGTCAGTGttacaacacagaaaacaacagagcaacagaaaacaacataacataGAAGGAATTCACTGAAACTGTTTGATCAAATTATCAAttttttactcaagtacttttTTAAAGTActtgtatttccattttatgcaggTTAATACCtctattttgtagtttttactccactacattcattTCAAAGTTATAATTGCCAGTAACTTCACAGATTTAGGTTTTACATTTAAGAAAACATATCCGTTAATGAAATTACACGTTACTATAGCTCAAACTAGTGTATAGATTAAAATTAGATCCAACTCAACCACCTCCATTAAAGTTCTgtttatttatcaataattGTGAACCAATAATATCATATTATAACACTGACAAGGGGCATTCTGCATAATAATACTCGataataattattttccttttgatacatacgtacagtatgtgtttgatTGCAGGACTTTTACATTGAATGGACtaattttatagtttttaagtGAATGGTATGAATACTTTCATCATGGAACATAATCCATCACATTCTCCCTTAATtaatttggtttattttcacatctgaaaaaaaagaaaaaaatacattatttattctGATTAAATCACTCTTGTgcttcagttgttgttttttttctttaccttgTCACTTTTTGTAATTTACAATCGTCTTCCTTATCGTTCCCATATTCCAGTGTGATTTATATGAGTTTATTACGCCTCATGTTATTATGGTCGTGGTagagttgtttttgtgcttttctgtggGGTAAAGTGCGGCAGCTGGAGGGAGCGTCTCCGGTGGCTGCGATGGGCGGAGCATTCAGATTACTTTACTCCTATTGGCTAGCGGTACATCGAGGGGTGGGGCCACTGCCACACAAAACAGACAAGTTTCTCCTCAGTGAACCAGTCAGGAGTTGCAACAGTGTGTGCAGATCCACATCGCTTCACACTGCTTTGATCACTACACTAGGAGCGTAAGATCCACGATTGGTTCCTGTGTGCGTATTTACGCATTTAAATCTTCAATAACAGAAGCTTTTTTAGATTGTTGCCCAACAGTTGTACTTGGGTAAGCTTCCTGTGGAGAAGAGGAGCTATGGATGTGGTGTGTATACTGTGTTTGGCGCTGAGCATCGCTGCCTGGTTCGcctctgcagagagacacagcgTCTACTGGAACAGCTCCAACCCAAAGTAAGTTTCCCATCTgtgattttgtgcttttgtgtgtggctgcagtgcGGGCGGCTGTCTGATGTGTGAGTAGTTGTGAAGTCAATCACTGCtctttctgtgtgactgtgctCCCTGATGTCTCCGGGGGCGAGTGGATGTGATTTTCCCACTTTCCTGACACATGTAAAGTCACCGCTCCCGTGTCATTAAGGCCCTCGAGGCTGCGCGCAGACGGCTACGACTTAGcctgatgttgttgttgttgtttccacCGGTGTGAAAATTACAGGTTGGTGTGCCGTTGGTCTACCTTTTAACAGGGTTTGTGAtctacacagcagcagcagcggggtGCAGAAGCTTGTGAAAAGACTGAGCGGATGCctagacagatggacagattcACCACTATATTTAACcgcaacacacagacacagacatactCTAATAGTAGAAAATAGACTGACGAGTATGAACTTGGCCAGTGACGTTGCCTGTAGGGTCTGCacctgtgtgtgcagcctgcagtgtgtgtcatGGAAAAACAAGTCTGTTAATGAGAATGAGTTGGTTCAGGTTCTAATCAGATTTATACAGATATCTCATCAGGACGCAGTGCGTTAAAGTGGGTTTTCGTCGTGGGGAgagagtgattgtgtgtgtcagactgagaGGGGCACATAttgctgattattttgttttgagGTCACAAATGTAATGCTATCCGACCACTCAGTGGAATCGATGGAGCTTGACAGACGCGCAATAGCGCAGCGCGATTTATTGAGCTTTTAGCGTGGAGCGAGTGATCCCGACGCTTGAAAGGCAGTATTATTTTATAGTCCAGCTGAAACACAAGGACGGTCCCCGCTCCTCCGCTGCCGAGATAGGTCGATTAAAACCCACAACAAGGGCAAAAGCCATTATGGCCTTTTAGTCTTGTCTTGATTACATTACTGGCTCTCTAATTGCCCTTTAAAGAATGACAATAGACGCGGGTCTAAAAAAGAGCCCTGCAACAAGGAAAACAATTGTCCTGATAATTAGATGAGGAGCCTAATGGAAAGTCCTGCCGTCATGAGCAGCGCTTGTGTCATGGGTTAGTCCATGTGTGACTCACCGGCCCGGGTTTGACCCACCTGAGTTTTACACCTGAGTCACCACAGACAGAGGGGGGAGCTCTGGTTcaggtgagagggagaaaggaaaggTAACCACACAGGGAGAAATGTGAAACCAGAGTCTGTTTGGtcaaaaagaaggaagaaaccAGAGCTCCAAGTTTGAGATGAAATAAGAAAGGCTGGCTAAgacaaaaaggaggaagagagtgagggagagagctgAGGTGGTCCAATACAGAGTCAGATGTGATGTCTGCTGTCAAATGAGAGTTGTATAACCAGAGGAACAATCAGAATATAGCACTAATCCCTTTTTAGagccagatggagacagacatAACCTGTACACATCAAcaattaaaatgtcacaaacatGTGGCTTCTCTTATATCTGTCATACTTTAGTTGAACCAAACCCAGATTCTCATTCTCTGTAgttcagtctcacacacacacacacacgcacacacacaaggtacAGGGAAACAGTTTCTCAGAAAGTCAGCGACATAAATGTGTCAGGAGGATAATAGCAGCTAAAAGCCAAAATGAAGCCATAATCGTCTGACCTCCTCATGCCACTCGTATTATATTATTTGCCACCGTTTACAGTCTAATCTCCATTACTCGTCTCCTCTGTAATCCCTCATTCCCAGACCCCGTCTACCTCCCTGCTtcctctcacttctctctcttgtctcccaTCATCTCTCTTGTCTTCTGGTTTCCCTCTTTGACTAAAAGCCCACCTGCCCCAAACCGTCCCCAGTGATCAATCAGTCACCTGTTCAGAGGATTACATTGATCCATCAGCGGGCTGTGACGGCAGTGGGCCGCGGATAATTGATGCTAATTGATTCTTGGTCTGATTGTGAGCTGTAGTGATTTGTCTTAGTTGGAGGATAGAGACCAGATGGCAGCAGTCTGCCCATTCATGTTTGGGGAGTGAAGAGATGTGAAGCACACTGGCAGCttaggtgtttgtgtgtgtgtttctctaaaCTCAATCTAtgtatgtttgagtgtgtgtgtttgtcagtgggACTTAATGATTATAGCTGTATCCCATACTGTAGAGATTTGATACTCTGTGTGCGTGTATATTTCCGACACGACAGCTGAAGAGGCATGTTTTTCTTAGTCTGGTCCGATCTTGTCTTTACACTACGTGTcagcgcctgtgtgtgtgtgtgtgtgtgtgtgtgtgtgtgtgtgtgtgtgtgccagagttTGAACTTAAGCTGCCCTCCATCAGCTTTTAACGGgaagtgattttgtttttgttgtggacTGAGATTACATGATTATTAGTGTGTCTTTACGTCAGTGTAAATTAGGGAGTGGCTGTTACCGTAGGCAGCCTTACCGAGACATGATAAATGTGTgactcacacttacacacactggGGGGCAAGAAGGAGGACTTGGATGTTAATATTAGCCACAGCCAGCATTCCTCCCCGCTGTTACTATACTCAACTCTgtcagctgtgagtgtgtgtgtgtgtgtgtgtgtgtgtgtgtttgtttctctcactgTACCTGTCTGTTCCTCTCCCTATCTTcactcctttctccctctccaacAGCTGGGTCTCCTCCCAGATTGCCGCTGGCCCTGAGCCCtccatctccttttctctctacTTACTGATTCAAGTACATTCAAGATTTCAGCACAGATGTGGATGCCATTAACACAGTGCTCCACAGCCTCCTTTTATATCTGCTATCTCTGTGTTATTTGGCTGCTTTCATCCATCCAGTGTAGTCTGGGCTTATTTATTTGCCATGCTCCCAGTATCTGTGCAAATATCGTTATCAGGACTTTGCTGTAATgtaatattctgtttttctcgTCTGTGTCTGGCTCTGTCTGCCTTTGCAGCTATTGAAGCAGCCAGGCCTGCCTTGACAAGTGCATGTAGCCTGGGGGATGAGCTTGGGGTGAAGGGGGTTGATGTCAACAGCCCCCTTCACCCCCCCgtacattttctatattttattcccTTACACTGGCTTTCTTTCCACTCATTGTTTACCCCTCCCCAGCCCATGTCCCGTCTGGTTGTTGGCCTCTAATCTCACCAgagtgagaacacacacacacacacacacacatacacacacacacacacactaacatagATTACAGACAGTTTGTAATCTGTTCATCTGACCCATAGACACAAAACCATCATCCCACTGGCTTCATTCTATATATTTCTATGCCTCTCTGATCCTGTGATGtaacttctgtctgtctcattaCATTATGTCCTCTatagtctgtatgtgtgttgctGGGTAGGTGGGTTATTGTGTAATTGTTACGTTTATATATAACTTACTAGGTAAAACCTGCATTTGTCACAGAGGATCATTCCCACCATAATCTCCCAGATGGGACCCATCCTACAGTACATCAGGACAATCAATTACaagcactgctggacatctccATATAGCTTGCTATGAATCCTGCCCACCTGATATGAGAAGGCTTTGTGTGTATTCCCTGCTGATATAATTCCCCTCTTACCTAACACTCAAATGTACACACATACCTTCAACAGGATTTTAATGACAACATAGTACTTAAAGACTACAGGTATATACTTTATATCTGTGTTTCAGGGCTGTAGACGTCCTCCTCCCCCGTCACAGTATCCATGcacctctgttttctctctgctcttcctctcgcTTCCTTATCAGTGGTCCAgacttcctcccctccctccatcagtcCCCCTCTTTCTCACAGACCTTCCTCTGTTTTTGCCCCAGTAGTTTTCCACCGCAGAAGGACAGAGCACCTCTCAGCCCCGGCTCTGCCAACATTAGAGAGGCCTGTTTTTGCCTAGCGTTATCGTAGTATGTGTGGGCAAGCATGCGTGTGCGTATGTGTACGCTGCTCATTCATAGCATTTCAGGCATACCTTGGCATGGCTGTCGGCTCATAGCCCACCATTGCCCTCTAAAGGACAGAATTAGCAACAGATTTCTGTCTGACGGACTTCAGCTCAAgtatttgatgttttgttttgtctcaatGAATCCAAAGCTGATTTCAAATAAGAAAAGCAGATCATTTAATTCATATTCTTAGAAATGACTGAACTTGTTCCCTCTTTCTCAgctagacagacagacagacacaggcgTGCAGATTAACTCTCCATGACCCCCCAACATATTAAACCAAGCATGATACCATTTCACCCTCTTCTATTCATCACAGAGAGAATGGGAGGCTACAAATAGAGAGACAGGGTGAAAAGATTTCGGggccagagaggagggggagtggAGGCCGGGGTGCAGGGTGAGAGAAGGGTGAACTGGAGAAAGGGATTTGTGTTGAGAAATTAGCCTGGATGAAGAGCGCTGGTATATTATGTCAGCGTTAAGAGACAGGACAAAATAGAAGATAGGGAGGGGGGGGATGGGCTAGTTTTGGAAGAATAAAGGAGACGCAgactgagggaggagagagtggaCAGTGATGGATGAAGGGAGGGGAGAAGTTTGGAATTGAATAAGTGAGAAACGGCAGTGTTGACAATTTTAAAAGCTCTCATCTTGTGTTTGCCAAAGGGATTCTTAGTGTCTTAACTACGTGTGCTTCTATATGCATGCATGACAGAGATTTGGAAATAGTGGAAACTACAGAGTGGAGTGCTGGATTTAAAATCCACATAAGGACAGAAGAATGTGTTGGTGCAAAGTGGTGGAGAAACCCCCACTGGGATTCTTAATGCAAGAAAATTAGATAGAGGAAGAATGAAGGTAGATTCCACTGGAAGCTAATATAGAAAGACTTCTTGCTGTATATTAGATTGGCTTTAATGGAGTATCCCTCTTGTGAGCAGCTAAACCCATTAGAACCACTGACAGCTCCTCAGCCGGTGTGAAAGGGGGTGTGAATCTGCCATACTACCTCAAATTAATAGGGTATTAAGCGTACACCTCAAAGTAAAAGTGTGTGAGAATGCAACTGGAAATTCGATGAGTGGGCCTTATGAGAACACAGTAAACCGTCCAAACCGCAGGCCCCTGTTGTGACATTCCAGTGTGTGCACACTTACTACTGATTACCTGCGGAGCAAATGGTGGGGGGATGCATCTGTTTAGTGTTTCAGTGGTGCTGACTCGCTCCatgagtgttgtgtgtgtgtgtgtgtgtgtgtgtgtgaaacaaataTCTTCAGCGCTGACTCAGATGGTAGCATGCAGTGTGAGAAGTTGCGACCCTGAACTCTCACCCTTTGACCCGCCTGCCAATTTGAAACACTCTCCAGAGAGACCGTGAAAGACAGAGTTCCTGTGTCAGTTGTTTGGCCAAATCCATTGTGAGGTCAGGGGACAAATGGAGGGACAGCAGGGTTGTCAGAAAgtagaggaaaaggaaagagggatGGTAgctaaatagaaaaaagaagaggtGGCAGAGCTGTGCAAAGACAATGGCGAGACTTCAAAGCTAAACTGAGGAGACCAAGTGCTGAAGAGCTCACCTTCTCTCATCACTGCTATAgctattttactattttatacCCTtataagaaacacacacacacacacgttgccCACTGACACAAAAACTAGAGTAGCTCCGTAGTGAGAAATGACCTTTTTGCGGTAGAGAGGAAGACTGTGTACAGCCACCTTCAACCCTTGCTGTTTACCTACACCTCAGACTTCAGTCACAcgcaagaaaacacacaagcacacgcaaTCGAACACCGGAGAGGCTCCAGTAGGCCTTGATAAACAGATGTGCCTGTGAGCCTGGGGCATGAGACGCCCTGAATAAGGGTCTTCAGAGAATCCCTCTCCAATGAAAAAGCAtgtacacgcacacagacacacgcagacaAACCGACACACTAGAAGATGAAGCTGTGTAGAAAGTAGGTCTACAACAACTGGCACACCTGGCTCTTACTCTCACATATGACATAGCTATCACGTTAATGCGACTCTCACTCTCTCGAGAAGTGTCAGTCAGAGACGAGAGTAGACGCAGGGAGATACCAGAGTCTCCCAGAGTGGAGAGCTTTGATGAGTGAAGCGTAAAGTAGAGAAAGcaaggaggatggagggagaggacaggagaaagaCACGGGGATCTGCTGTGAAAGTTTGTTATTCAAAAGGCATCCACAGGCTGGAGTTTAACCTCTTCATTGACTTGCGGTCGCATAAAGATAACACAatccacacaaaaaaatgacTTGTTCAAGCGTGAACAAATCTGGACAACCCAAATGCAACTGTGAAACCACTAAAAATGCAAAATCATATGAGCACATATATAACGAATGTCCCCAACAGCCAGGGCAGTGAAAGCTCCACAGGGGGTAAGGTAGAGGGGCCTGTAGCCTTCAGGCATTCTGTCTTTGGAAAGGGAAAGGGTATAATTACACCCCATTcattcctcctcccctccttttcTAGAGAACACATTGGCCCCAGACCCCTAACAGCTTTTAATTAGCCAGaccagtggaggagaggaggaggaggggggaatgaggaggtgaagagaaggATAAAAGGAGAGTTTTCTTAAAAGCATCAGTTGTGAATTAAATTAGCAACAGAATCTGTTTTGTTGGCTTTTGACAAGCCTGTGTTTCCATGTGGAGGTCAGCCAGGCCACTAATAAGGACACAGCGTGGGAAGAAAGGTGTAGTCCATACAATTtaaaattattctttatttcagaGGGAACAACTTGAGTTCTCAGAGCCTCGTGTTTTCTCCAACTCCgctctgttttctttccagtCACACCAGTAACGACAGAGAGGAACAAGATGAGAGCAGAGATTATTTAGCCAATTAGGCTGCTACAGACGGCCTCTTTTCCTTTCACTGGAACACTTAccctcacacatatacacacaaacaaaggtgTGCACACCTTTGCAATcaccgctctctctctctctctcagaaaaGGTTCTTTGTAAGTAGAGGGTTGTGATCAGCCTGTTGGTCCCGGATAACAAGTGTAGAACTGTGCTCAGCTAACAAAGCATGTTTTGACAGGTAGGTTAGCCCtaactgatacacacacagaaatgtagaGGCAGGAAGGAGGGGTTAGAGGCCCACATTTGgagccagtgtgtctgtgacttGGCCAGGGGGTCCTAACAGGAGCCACAACAACaggaggtggggagggagggcggcgggggggggggggggtcagagccACCACGTCCCATGCTTTGATGCCGGAGCGCACACACTTACAGCACACATaaacaacagcagacacacaggagcTATTTTCTTGTTACTTTCACTGTCTGCAGCACGCTAAACACCAGACCACATCAGTTTCAATTTGAGGATTAGTGCCTGTTGCCTCTGAGGATGTAATCAGAGTAATACGCTGATATCAATCTTTCTTCACCCCCTGGCTTTTGACTTATCTTACAGCAGTAGCAACATGCCAGTCTGCTGCATGTTACATGTTGCAGCACAGCACGGCCTCACCTGCACCATGGTTACTTTAAAGGAAAGGTGTGGTAGGTACgtgaaacagacaaacaaatttGTTCCTCACAGAGTAGTTGCCTCTTACCAACAATAAGTAAAAGTTCTAATAAGGTGAACATgtacagaatatatatatatagtgattGTTTTCACCATCTCTCTGTACTTCATtaggacacagagggagaaataagCACGGGAAGTGGGCAAAGAGACAGGAAGGCTTAAAAAGAGCCATAAAACTAAATGAAGggtaaagatgaaaagagagaaagagagcggcAGTCTGACTGTCTCCacccactctgtctctgtctttgatgAAATCAGAAAGAACTTGAGAGTCAGAGGTACAGATAGAGACAGCAAATTAGTGCGATGGGGCTTTGGTGCAGATAGACAAACATCCAGGTAAAGACAGGCTTGCAAGAGAAACTGGAAAATGGTTTGAGAAGGCTAGAAAAAACACTGTGTTTAAAGATAGAAAAGTGGACCAGCAGAGAGGGCAAAAAGAGAGATTAAGGGGAGGGGGTGAGCTGTTATTTAAAATCTTCCCCGTGTGAGTAGGTGAGAAGTGAATCTCTGCTGAAGGCAAAATGAGGGAAGAGGGCAAGAAGGGGTGTGAGTGGGAGTGAGTGTTTTCTTGTCCTGAAGTGAACAAGTCCAGCCTGATCAGGCTCTTTCTAATTCTGTCACAGTGACAGGTTTGCACAAGTGCACAAACATCCTCACGTGGTACCTGAATTCCATCTAAGTAGCCCTACCTGTGTGTTGACATTTGTTATTCATGTGAGGAAGCCTGGTTTCTGTTCctgctgatgtctgtgtgtgattagccctcattattattattattattccctAAGTATGTTGTGTAAGCCAAGATGTCAGGGTGTGTGTTGACATTGTGTACATAGTCCTAACAGACAATATCTGCCTCTGTTATTCACgttgttatttcattttgcttGGTGTGGACATTTATCAGTaacctcctctttcttcctgtctCCCTGTAGCTTCCTGTGGGATGAATACACAGTGGAAGTGCGCATCAATGACTATCTGGACATCATCTGCCCCCACTACACCCACGGCGAGGTGTCATCGCATGCAGCTGAGCGCTACGTGCTGTACATGGTGGAAAAGGAGGACTACGATGTGTGTAAACCTCACTCCTTTGACCAGCTCCGTTGGGAGTGCTCGCGGCCGTTCGCTCCCCACGCTCCCGAGAAATTCTCTGAGAAATTCCAGCGTTTTACTCCCTTCACTCTCGGCAAGGAGTTCAGACAGGGAGAGAGCTATTATTACATCTGTAAGTATCAACGATAACACTGCCAAGTTTAACAACTTACTGTGACGCAGAGAAGATTTCTTGTACTAaacttttccctctttctgACTTTCCACAGCCAAGCCAATGCATCACCATGGCCAGGAGTGTCTAAGGCTGAGAGTGGATGTCATCGGTCATAAAGGCTCTGGAAAGACCCATTTTGATAAATCCAAGGCAGATGATGCAGGAAAAAGCATGGATGGAGGAAAAGTGAagtttgctgctgctgggggagTTCACAACCCCTCTAACCGGCTCCCAGCAGGTGAGGATTCCTCTTAAACATACCAGACAGATGCAGAATACCCTCAGCGGTTCCATGTCTGAGAGGAGCTCAGCTGGGTGTGTTTACCATGATGGAGCGATGAAATCCAATACTGAAtcttcccccctttttttcccctcagatgACCCTGATGTGATGGAGCCAAACGTCCAGAGGAGTATCGGCAGTTCAGGAGCACAGCTGGTCTCCTTTCCGCTCTTCTTTACCATGATCCCAGTCTTATTAGCCCTGATGCTACACTAATGCTGGCCGAGACGCCGCCACAGAGACAATGCTGACCCGATGCTGGTCATTGGGACCATGAACactgaacagattttttttatacagatttttttatacGAGCATgaacagtgctgtcagtgtgtgtttgcgtgtttgtTTGCATGAATGTGGAACGTGGATCGTTCCAAAGAAGAGGACCTCAGTGATATTTTTTATTACCTTATTATGAGGATGGAGATTCTCATTTTTTGACCATTTAAGATGCACAATTTTTTTCCCAGTCATTATGAACAGAACTGAAAGCAAAACACCCAGTGGATTAATAtcaaactgaaaataacaaGAGGTCTTCACTATCCTGTGTTGAAATCATTGGTACAGATTGGCATTATATTCCTCATCTCCAACTGTCACTTTTCTTCCTCGACTCATAGAGAAATGTTTAATTCTGTGTATTggaaactactactactactactttggCTACTGCCAAAGTAGTATACATTATGTAGGATTTTTGTCATGTTGTTGTGTAGCACTCAGCTCTCTGTTATATCTCTTGAAGTCTGTCAAAGCGCTACTCACATTTGCACTGATAcaaaagcagacattttgatgCAGGCGCTGCGGTTCAGATGAACACCACTGAAAGTATCTGacatcacacatttttttcagttcGGTTATAAAACACAAGACGACAAATTGTTTAACCTGGATCAGTGGTTcttaaccttttttttccctttacaCCACCTTTAAAGTGAAGCCCATTGCTCATAATACAGATTAAATGGTaaaaaatacattgttttttcctagaaatctgtatttttgtgtcATTAGGCCTTGCTAGTCTACTAGATGTTCTCATGAAGTTGATAGCCACTGATTGGtataacaaaacacattttaaaacataagGGGTTTAGGGAGCTGAGCTTCTTCAGTACTTAAGGTTATCCACTCATTTCTACAGTCTTGAATGTCTCACGGTACACTGGCTGATGTGCAGATGTGATCCCACTTGCACATAGTCAAACCTCAATCTGAAGAGACTTCCCAGAATACATTTacaattgtttgttttcttgttaaacatgcttttgtcattttgtaaatgtttatatgTAAATTTGTGTATAGAGAAAACTATAAGAACCTGTTTTAAGATGtgaaaaattgaaataaaagtgaaataataaaaaaaattgtgatgTAATAAAACTTTGTTTCTGGATTTTATTAGCTCCAGTGACATGTATTTTTACACTACCAACTATCTTGAAATCTCTCTGACATCATTGAGAGTTTGATGGACGACACAATATTTTGGCAAAGCCATCCATCTCCTGTCCGATGAAATCTCTCCAACACCCTCCACATTTCCACCTCCAGGTCTTTCCCAACCTCTATTTCTCATCCCCCTTTCTTTGCCCTCTCCGTCTTTCATCCCTGGTGACATGGCTTGCCCGGGTTAAGATTTCACAGTCTGAAAGCCAAACATGAGAAG
The nucleotide sequence above comes from Pempheris klunzingeri isolate RE-2024b chromosome 8, fPemKlu1.hap1, whole genome shotgun sequence. Encoded proteins:
- the efna1b gene encoding ephrin-A1b; protein product: MDVVCILCLALSIAAWFASAERHSVYWNSSNPNFLWDEYTVEVRINDYLDIICPHYTHGEVSSHAAERYVLYMVEKEDYDVCKPHSFDQLRWECSRPFAPHAPEKFSEKFQRFTPFTLGKEFRQGESYYYISKPMHHHGQECLRLRVDVIGHKGSGKTHFDKSKADDAGKSMDGGKVKFAAAGGVHNPSNRLPADDPDVMEPNVQRSIGSSGAQLVSFPLFFTMIPVLLALMLH